One window of Paenibacillus sp. FSL K6-3182 genomic DNA carries:
- a CDS encoding histidine kinase, producing the protein MNPKGSLRFKLTVGFITITLPLVCLLLYSNYTASNSVREQAAESSKSMITLYSNQIQTALGIETNFLYDLATADVDILSLNKMVYNSNEYTLTKMRILNSLSRYNRFDSTVDIQFAYSNAYLDLIHTNIKTASYDENLAIKQGLQDLLDTVKPGSPLFSGWRVVSSGNIHGLVRIVDSGAGVYLGAWVRLEKLMIPLDLIQLGREGFAALADSEGKLITGSFDVGGFADPPLIDFYEKYQRIMGEKDTYIVVSNPIISTDVTLAAFIPEKRMLHNLARFRMIIAWIPVFAVVMLSLYLIYLNGIILRPMNELIKGMRTLKRGDWAYRLNNSPSREFYMVNETFNDMAHQIQKLKINVYEEHIRAHKAELKHLQLQINPHFLLNSINVVYNLAQLKNYSVIQAMCLNLVKYFRFTTKTSKQFVTLSEEMEHMDSYLRIQQLRFPERITYRFVMDEDSKKVQIPPLIVQPFIENAIKYGFDFMDDPFHIEIHSIIDTDQKRCRIRIVDNGSGFSQELLDSLRSGHYFHQTNDQHLGIWNSYHRLQLLYGNTFRLEFDNCAGSGALIELEIPVEAPVD; encoded by the coding sequence ATGAATCCTAAAGGCTCTTTGCGTTTCAAGTTAACGGTCGGCTTTATTACCATTACGTTGCCTCTAGTCTGTCTGCTGCTTTACAGTAATTACACGGCCTCCAATTCCGTACGAGAACAAGCGGCGGAGTCGAGCAAAAGTATGATCACACTATATTCGAACCAGATCCAGACTGCGCTTGGCATAGAAACTAATTTTCTATACGATTTAGCAACCGCGGATGTGGATATTCTGTCATTGAACAAGATGGTCTACAACTCTAACGAATATACATTGACCAAGATGCGGATCCTGAACAGCTTAAGCCGATATAATCGGTTTGACAGCACTGTAGATATTCAGTTCGCCTATTCTAACGCATATCTTGATCTGATTCATACCAATATCAAAACAGCCTCTTACGATGAAAATCTGGCCATCAAGCAAGGCCTTCAGGACTTGCTTGACACAGTAAAGCCTGGCAGCCCATTATTTTCAGGGTGGAGGGTAGTTAGCTCTGGTAACATACATGGCTTGGTACGCATTGTGGATTCGGGCGCTGGTGTATACTTGGGAGCATGGGTTCGCCTTGAAAAGCTGATGATTCCTCTGGATCTAATTCAGCTGGGAAGAGAAGGCTTTGCTGCTCTTGCGGATAGTGAGGGGAAACTGATCACCGGAAGCTTCGATGTTGGCGGTTTCGCCGATCCTCCTCTTATTGACTTCTACGAGAAATACCAGAGGATTATGGGAGAGAAAGATACCTACATTGTCGTCAGTAATCCAATTATCTCAACAGATGTTACGCTGGCTGCATTCATTCCGGAAAAGCGAATGCTTCATAATCTTGCTCGTTTTCGTATGATTATTGCTTGGATTCCGGTATTTGCCGTTGTGATGCTCTCTCTCTATTTGATTTATCTTAACGGTATTATTCTCAGGCCGATGAATGAATTAATAAAAGGCATGCGCACTCTCAAAAGAGGGGACTGGGCATATAGGCTGAACAATTCGCCTTCTAGGGAGTTTTATATGGTCAATGAAACCTTCAATGACATGGCGCATCAAATTCAAAAACTGAAAATTAACGTTTATGAAGAACATATTCGAGCTCATAAGGCGGAGCTTAAGCATTTACAGCTGCAAATTAATCCGCATTTCCTGCTCAACAGCATTAATGTGGTCTATAACCTTGCTCAGCTCAAAAATTATTCCGTAATTCAAGCGATGTGCCTTAATCTAGTGAAATACTTTCGCTTTACGACCAAAACGAGCAAGCAGTTTGTTACTCTCTCCGAAGAGATGGAACATATGGACAGTTATTTGCGTATTCAGCAGCTCCGCTTTCCCGAAAGGATAACCTATCGGTTTGTGATGGATGAGGACTCGAAGAAGGTACAGATTCCTCCCCTGATCGTGCAGCCTTTTATCGAGAATGCAATCAAATACGGTTTCGACTTCATGGATGATCCTTTTCATATTGAGATTCATTCCATAATAGATACCGATCAAAAACGTTGCCGCATTCGGATTGTTGACAACGGCAGTGGATTCTCGCAAGAGCTGCTGGACTCCTTACGGAGTGGTCACTATTTCCATCAAACAAATGACCAGCATTTGGGCATCTGGAATAGCTATCATCGCTTGCAGCTTCTTTACGGTAACACCTTTCGCTTGGAATTCGATAATTGCGCTGGCTCTGGCGCTCTAATAGAGTTGGAGATTCCTGTCGAGGCTCCAGTAGATTAG
- a CDS encoding ABC transporter substrate-binding protein, translating into MKKKLQIGLTLIIIVMLVLSGCAQNKTGGSNTPKEDTNNTPSNETGNAASLKPYKITLIYPGAVPKDLKLVQDEMSKYLTEKINATIELKPIDWGSWTDKTNLMKISGESFDLIFTAGWFGYGLDVSKGQFVELTDLIAKHGKDIPAILGDDFMKGAQISNKTYGVPTKKEFAQGFGFLLNKELVDKYKFNTEGVKTLEEMEEMFKVIKEKEQGIVPVVSNKFANTWGAANYDSGIISRDSKELKAIDTLEDPKFIDFLKRMRQWNLNGWFDKDVMTSDSSGQAENMMKAGKAFAIGSSLKPGKDKEMSVTMGLPLVQVETALPYTTTGEANGALLSISRTSKDPERAMMFLNMLYTDAKLLNMLDWGIEGTHYVKKADNVIDYPEGVTAETQGYPSPGGWMFGNQFISYLWANEDADKWEQFEKFNESSERSIALGFTFDEAPVKAEKAAVGNVDKEFQMVLNSGAVDDVEGTIAKYKAKRNAAGYQKILEEQQRQLDEWAKANTK; encoded by the coding sequence TTGAAGAAAAAGCTGCAAATCGGATTAACCCTGATCATCATTGTTATGCTAGTTCTGTCCGGATGCGCACAGAACAAAACAGGAGGTTCCAACACTCCAAAAGAGGATACTAATAACACACCATCCAATGAGACTGGTAATGCTGCAAGTCTCAAGCCTTACAAAATTACATTGATTTATCCTGGTGCTGTGCCTAAGGATCTAAAGCTTGTTCAGGATGAAATGAGCAAATACTTAACAGAAAAAATCAACGCAACTATCGAATTGAAACCGATTGATTGGGGCTCTTGGACAGACAAGACTAACCTGATGAAAATTTCCGGCGAATCCTTTGATCTCATCTTTACTGCCGGATGGTTTGGTTATGGATTAGACGTATCCAAAGGACAATTTGTAGAACTGACAGATCTCATTGCAAAACACGGTAAAGATATCCCTGCCATTTTGGGCGATGATTTTATGAAAGGCGCACAAATTAGCAACAAGACTTATGGCGTTCCTACCAAAAAGGAATTCGCACAAGGTTTTGGTTTCCTTCTAAACAAAGAATTGGTTGATAAATATAAATTCAATACTGAAGGAGTTAAAACTCTTGAGGAAATGGAAGAAATGTTTAAAGTAATTAAAGAAAAAGAACAAGGTATAGTACCCGTTGTTAGTAATAAATTTGCAAACACTTGGGGAGCAGCTAATTACGATAGCGGTATAATTTCACGTGACAGCAAAGAGTTGAAAGCTATTGATACCCTAGAAGACCCAAAATTTATTGATTTTCTTAAGCGTATGAGACAATGGAATCTTAATGGTTGGTTCGATAAGGATGTTATGACTTCAGATTCTAGCGGTCAAGCAGAGAACATGATGAAAGCCGGCAAAGCCTTTGCAATCGGTTCATCATTGAAGCCTGGTAAAGATAAAGAAATGTCTGTAACAATGGGACTTCCGCTCGTACAAGTTGAGACAGCTCTACCTTATACAACAACAGGTGAAGCAAATGGAGCATTGCTATCGATTTCCCGTACTTCCAAGGATCCTGAGAGAGCAATGATGTTTCTTAATATGTTGTATACGGATGCTAAGCTTCTTAATATGCTGGATTGGGGAATTGAAGGTACGCACTATGTTAAAAAAGCAGACAACGTCATTGATTATCCAGAAGGCGTAACAGCTGAGACACAAGGCTACCCGAGCCCAGGCGGTTGGATGTTCGGAAATCAGTTCATCTCATACCTGTGGGCAAACGAAGACGCTGACAAGTGGGAACAATTCGAGAAGTTCAACGAAAGTTCCGAACGCTCTATCGCTCTTGGCTTTACCTTCGATGAGGCACCAGTTAAGGCTGAGAAGGCTGCAGTCGGTAACGTAGATAAAGAGTTCCAGATGGTTCTGAACTCAGGTGCTGTCGATGATGTGGAAGGAACAATTGCCAAGTATAAAGCTAAGCGTAATGCTGCGGGATACCAGAAAATTTTGGAAGAACAGCAGCGCCAGCTAGACGAGTGGGCCAAAGCGAATACGAAATAA
- a CDS encoding carbohydrate ABC transporter permease yields the protein MPVTSRLRSPLIHLFFVLFSIASLFPFILVFMVSISDESSIAQNGYSLIPSKINFASYQFLFNDFGQIARSYGVTILVTLIGTTVSLFITALFAYPLSRKDLPLRRTMSFLLFFTMLFSGGMVPWYITYVTMIGLKNTLFGMIIPNLLLSAFNVLLMRSFFANTIPESIVESGTIDGASELTIFMKLVVPLSAPIMATVALFNLLAYWNDWYNCMLFIDKPDLMNIQYLMTKTLNNVQFLIMKADTSSQVGELLSKMPTEGVRMALAIIGVAPLLVAYPFFQKFYISGITSGAVKG from the coding sequence ATGCCAGTTACATCACGTTTGCGATCTCCACTTATCCATCTGTTCTTTGTGCTCTTCAGCATAGCGTCACTATTCCCGTTCATTTTAGTATTCATGGTCTCCATTTCAGATGAGAGTTCGATTGCCCAGAACGGATACAGCTTAATTCCAAGCAAAATTAATTTCGCCTCTTATCAGTTCTTATTTAATGACTTTGGTCAGATTGCGAGATCTTATGGAGTAACCATTCTCGTAACTCTTATTGGAACAACGGTCAGCTTGTTTATAACGGCGCTCTTCGCTTATCCGTTATCACGCAAAGACTTGCCGCTGCGCCGCACGATGTCATTTCTTCTATTTTTCACGATGTTGTTTAGTGGAGGCATGGTGCCCTGGTATATCACCTATGTGACAATGATTGGGCTCAAAAACACACTGTTTGGCATGATTATACCCAATCTGCTGCTAAGTGCCTTTAACGTTTTGTTGATGCGTAGTTTTTTTGCCAACACGATACCAGAATCTATCGTTGAGTCAGGCACGATCGACGGGGCGAGCGAGCTGACTATCTTCATGAAGCTAGTGGTGCCGCTTTCAGCGCCAATTATGGCGACAGTCGCTCTCTTCAATTTGTTAGCTTATTGGAATGACTGGTACAACTGTATGCTGTTTATCGATAAACCAGATTTGATGAATATCCAGTACCTTATGACCAAGACGCTAAATAATGTACAGTTTCTAATTATGAAGGCGGATACATCCAGTCAGGTAGGCGAACTTCTTTCCAAAATGCCAACTGAAGGTGTTCGAATGGCACTCGCCATTATCGGCGTCGCGCCGCTCCTGGTCGCTTATCCATTCTTTCAAAAATTCTACATCAGCGGTATCACCAGCGGTGCGGTTAAAGGTTAA
- a CDS encoding ABC transporter permease subunit, with translation MYGVILAFKELNYVDGIWGSPWAGMYNFKFLFSSPDAFLITRNTIMYNVFFIVVNTTFALLAALLVNEIKDKVITRFYQSTFLLPHIISMVVVAYLVYSFLNTDSGLINRQLDKWFSAESISWYNEPDYWPYILVIVNAWKNVGYLAIIYFAAIIGIDKEFYEAATIDGANKWKQMTRITIPLISPMIIIMTLLAISSIMRSDFGLFYQVPMNSGPLMPTTNTIDTFVYRAMIERGDIGMSTAAGIYQSVVCFFLILGANFAVRRISKDDALF, from the coding sequence ATGTACGGAGTCATCTTAGCTTTCAAGGAACTGAACTATGTAGATGGCATTTGGGGCAGTCCTTGGGCTGGAATGTACAATTTTAAGTTTTTGTTCAGTTCTCCCGATGCTTTTCTGATAACGAGAAATACGATTATGTATAACGTGTTTTTCATCGTTGTGAATACCACTTTTGCGCTTCTTGCCGCACTGTTGGTCAACGAGATCAAAGATAAAGTCATCACCCGTTTTTACCAGAGCACGTTTTTGCTGCCACATATCATTTCAATGGTAGTTGTAGCTTATCTGGTATACAGTTTTCTAAATACCGATAGCGGGCTTATCAATAGACAGTTAGACAAATGGTTTAGCGCCGAGTCGATCTCTTGGTACAATGAGCCGGATTACTGGCCATATATTTTGGTTATTGTGAATGCGTGGAAAAATGTCGGCTATTTGGCAATTATTTATTTTGCGGCCATTATCGGTATTGATAAGGAATTTTACGAAGCGGCAACCATCGATGGCGCTAACAAATGGAAACAGATGACTCGAATTACGATTCCACTCATCTCGCCAATGATTATCATCATGACGCTGCTAGCGATCAGTTCGATTATGCGTTCAGACTTCGGTCTATTCTATCAAGTACCGATGAACTCAGGTCCGTTAATGCCTACAACTAATACGATCGATACATTTGTCTACCGAGCAATGATTGAGCGTGGAGACATTGGAATGTCGACTGCCGCTGGTATTTATCAATCTGTTGTCTGTTTCTTCTTGATCTTAGGGGCAAACTTCGCAGTTCGCCGAATCAGCAAGGATGACGCGTTATTCTAA
- a CDS encoding alkaline phosphatase family protein, translating into MMKQTKAVQRVFILGMDGAGNFVQQADTPNLDAWLPRGAYTFDAKAEMPTISAECWGSVLHGVQPDKHKLNNEKAATLSYPSDSPFPSLFRLVREQQPEAKLASFSSWSPINSGIIEDNLGVHKVSLPDAELVSSLLVYMEENQDVRLLFLQLDEPDGSGHRYGYGDDCPEYLAAITTCDELIGSVLKRLEKLGLMEDSLVVLLTDHGGGGDNKYSHGSAHPMDRDVFWGCIGPGINSGLLKGPVSITDTAAIAALALGLTLTQQWDARLPDGLLDDTWAFKSITIVDSKAAAAEESHNG; encoded by the coding sequence ATGATGAAGCAAACTAAGGCTGTACAGCGGGTATTTATTCTTGGAATGGATGGTGCGGGTAATTTCGTACAGCAAGCAGACACACCGAATCTAGATGCTTGGCTTCCACGTGGAGCCTACACCTTTGATGCGAAGGCGGAAATGCCGACGATCAGTGCAGAATGTTGGGGATCTGTGCTTCATGGGGTACAGCCTGACAAGCATAAATTAAATAATGAGAAGGCAGCAACGCTATCCTATCCGAGTGATTCTCCCTTTCCTTCCCTCTTTCGACTAGTAAGAGAACAACAGCCAGAGGCTAAGCTTGCTTCCTTTAGCAGCTGGAGTCCGATTAACTCCGGTATTATTGAAGATAATCTCGGCGTACATAAAGTTTCTTTGCCGGATGCGGAGCTTGTCTCTTCTCTTCTCGTATACATGGAAGAGAATCAGGACGTTCGTCTGTTATTTCTACAACTGGATGAACCGGATGGCTCTGGACACCGTTACGGCTACGGAGATGATTGTCCGGAGTATTTAGCTGCGATAACGACTTGTGACGAACTAATCGGCAGTGTGTTGAAGCGATTAGAGAAGTTAGGTCTTATGGAAGACAGCTTAGTTGTACTTCTCACTGACCATGGCGGAGGCGGTGATAACAAATACAGCCATGGCAGCGCCCATCCAATGGACCGTGACGTATTCTGGGGCTGTATCGGACCTGGGATTAATAGCGGTCTTCTAAAAGGACCTGTATCCATTACAGATACAGCTGCAATTGCTGCACTTGCGCTAGGTTTAACCTTGACTCAGCAATGGGATGCTCGCTTACCAGATGGATTGCTTGATGACACATGGGCATTCAAGAGCATTACTATCGTCGATAGCAAAGCAGCTGCCGCTGAGGAGTCCCACAATGGCTAA
- a CDS encoding metallophosphoesterase family protein, translated as MAKSLRFREDGSFKIVQFTDPEFSSYEAEEQRMEAMMLDILKDEQPDLVVYTGDVIASAGHPNPVVAFRRACSVPESLNIPWAAVFGNHDTEGTVTREQLHALQLTYPHNYAKPDPPGIHGSGNYVLTVEGKERETAAALYFLDSGSYSPLEYSRMGYYDWIRRDQIDWYTRESYRLTGSNGGTPLPSLAFFHIPLPEYNDVWDFGVCYGERNAPFCCAPWVNSGFFAAMIEMGDVMGTFAGHDHGHDFWGDWHGIRLCYGRTTRNAYLDRPFLTGARVISLKEGERSFDTWLHLEDGTVLSEQPKHEPEGRTPENVAIYLT; from the coding sequence ATGGCTAAGTCGCTGCGGTTTCGAGAAGATGGGAGCTTCAAAATTGTGCAGTTCACAGATCCCGAATTTTCTTCATACGAAGCGGAAGAACAAAGGATGGAAGCTATGATGCTAGATATCCTGAAAGACGAGCAGCCTGATCTGGTCGTCTACACAGGAGATGTTATCGCTTCAGCTGGTCACCCTAACCCGGTAGTCGCATTTCGACGCGCTTGCTCAGTGCCTGAGAGCTTGAACATCCCTTGGGCTGCTGTGTTCGGCAACCACGATACGGAAGGAACCGTCACGCGGGAGCAGCTTCATGCGCTGCAGCTGACCTACCCACATAATTATGCTAAGCCTGACCCACCTGGCATTCATGGCTCCGGTAATTATGTCCTTACCGTAGAAGGTAAAGAACGCGAAACGGCCGCAGCCCTTTATTTTCTGGATTCAGGCAGCTACTCTCCGCTGGAATATAGCAGAATGGGCTATTATGATTGGATTCGCCGCGATCAGATTGATTGGTACACACGTGAGTCCTATCGACTTACCGGAAGCAATGGCGGAACGCCGCTGCCCTCCCTCGCCTTTTTTCACATACCGCTTCCTGAATATAACGATGTATGGGACTTCGGTGTCTGCTATGGAGAGCGTAATGCTCCCTTCTGCTGCGCGCCTTGGGTGAATTCCGGCTTCTTCGCAGCTATGATCGAGATGGGCGATGTCATGGGCACCTTCGCTGGCCATGACCACGGTCACGATTTCTGGGGCGATTGGCATGGCATCCGTCTTTGCTATGGCCGGACGACCCGAAACGCATACCTGGATCGGCCCTTTTTAACAGGAGCGAGGGTCATTTCCTTGAAAGAAGGAGAACGAAGCTTCGATACTTGGCTGCACTTAGAGGATGGAACGGTGCTGTCAGAACAGCCTAAGCATGAGCCTGAGGGACGTACACCGGAGAATGTTGCTATTTACTTAACATAA
- a CDS encoding AMP-dependent synthetase and ligase, producing the protein MYQFQSNNQISQQLAHAEQLIQQLVNQTQQASGQYQQLLNQELNNAKALEQIAQREQQAAQIIQTALQGHQTALQQLHQISTICNQVAQSSQTQMTAYSAMNNHQQQQGFNNYSH; encoded by the coding sequence TTGTACCAGTTTCAGTCCAACAATCAGATTTCGCAACAACTTGCTCATGCCGAACAACTTATCCAACAATTGGTGAACCAAACTCAGCAAGCATCAGGGCAATATCAACAATTGTTAAACCAAGAACTCAATAATGCAAAAGCACTGGAACAAATAGCACAACGTGAACAGCAAGCCGCTCAAATTATACAAACCGCTCTGCAAGGCCATCAAACAGCACTTCAACAATTACACCAAATCTCAACCATCTGCAACCAAGTGGCTCAGTCATCACAAACACAAATGACTGCATATTCAGCTATGAACAACCATCAACAACAACAAGGCTTTAACAACTATTCTCATTAA
- a CDS encoding ribonuclease J produces MNNKELNKLSIFALGGVFEIGKNMYVIQYADDIIVIDCGSKFPDESLPGIDLIVPDISYLLENQEKVRALVITHGHEDHIGGIPYILKQLNIPVYGTRLTLGLIKGKLNEHRLKGALFHEIKTDSFIELGRSFQLSFFRTNHSIPDCVGIVLKTPEGTVVHTGDFKFDLSPSNKQFPDIHRMAKIGEEGVLALLSESTNAERPGFTPSERLVGEKIADAFQKATNKIFLSTFASNINRLQQVVDASILTNRKLLLLGRSMINVVTIAQELGYIHIPEGMIIEAKEANHLPRERVAVLCTGSQGEPMAALSRLASSTYPHTEISSGDTVILASSPIPGNEKNVASMIDHLYMLGAHVIHGSGVATGMHVSGHGSQEELKLMLTLMKPTYFIPIHGEYRMLYQHRLLAESVGVEKDNIYIMNNGDVLDLSGNQVQQTRKVTAGNTLIDGLGIGDIGNIVLRDRKHLAEDGILVVVVTLSRIEGSVLSGPDIISRGFVYVRESEALLGEVGRLVTKTIADLQENGNDGKWSILKHRIKESTSKLLYAKTKRRPMVLPIIIEV; encoded by the coding sequence ATGAATAATAAAGAGTTGAATAAACTATCTATTTTTGCCCTTGGCGGTGTATTCGAAATCGGAAAGAATATGTATGTCATCCAATACGCTGACGACATCATTGTCATTGACTGTGGCTCTAAATTTCCAGACGAGAGTCTGCCCGGCATAGATCTAATCGTCCCTGACATTTCCTATTTGCTGGAGAATCAAGAAAAAGTACGCGCATTAGTGATCACGCACGGACATGAAGATCATATCGGCGGAATTCCTTATATATTGAAACAGCTAAATATTCCTGTATATGGAACTCGTCTAACACTCGGTTTAATCAAGGGAAAGCTAAACGAACATCGTCTCAAAGGAGCCTTATTTCATGAAATTAAAACAGACTCATTTATTGAATTAGGAAGAAGCTTTCAGCTTTCTTTTTTTCGTACAAACCATAGCATTCCAGACTGTGTTGGTATCGTATTAAAGACGCCAGAAGGTACGGTCGTTCATACGGGTGACTTCAAATTTGATCTCTCTCCTTCCAATAAACAATTCCCAGACATTCATAGGATGGCGAAAATTGGTGAAGAAGGGGTGCTTGCTTTATTATCCGAGAGCACGAACGCTGAGCGACCAGGTTTTACTCCTTCTGAACGATTGGTAGGGGAAAAAATCGCAGATGCTTTTCAGAAAGCAACAAATAAAATATTTTTGTCCACCTTTGCTTCCAACATTAATCGCTTACAGCAGGTTGTGGATGCTTCTATTCTAACAAACCGCAAGCTCCTGCTGCTTGGTCGCAGCATGATCAACGTCGTAACGATTGCTCAGGAGCTCGGTTATATCCACATTCCCGAAGGCATGATCATTGAAGCAAAAGAAGCCAATCACCTCCCGAGAGAAAGAGTTGCGGTATTGTGTACGGGAAGTCAGGGTGAACCGATGGCTGCACTCTCGCGTCTCGCTAGCTCCACCTATCCACATACAGAAATATCTTCTGGTGATACTGTTATCCTCGCGTCATCACCAATTCCAGGGAATGAAAAGAACGTTGCTAGCATGATAGACCATCTGTATATGCTTGGGGCTCATGTTATTCATGGATCAGGTGTAGCGACAGGAATGCATGTGTCTGGTCACGGCAGCCAAGAAGAGCTTAAACTTATGCTTACGCTAATGAAACCAACCTATTTCATCCCTATCCACGGAGAATATCGCATGTTATACCAGCATCGCTTACTTGCTGAGTCTGTTGGAGTAGAGAAGGATAATATATATATAATGAATAACGGAGATGTTCTTGACCTATCAGGAAATCAAGTACAACAAACACGGAAAGTTACCGCAGGTAATACACTTATCGATGGTTTAGGCATTGGCGACATCGGAAACATTGTATTACGCGATCGAAAACATCTTGCCGAGGATGGCATCCTTGTTGTTGTTGTCACTCTTAGTCGTATAGAAGGCTCCGTACTATCCGGGCCTGATATTATTAGCAGAGGTTTCGTATACGTTAGAGAATCCGAAGCTTTATTAGGCGAAGTAGGTCGACTTGTGACGAAAACCATTGCTGACTTACAGGAAAATGGAAACGACGGTAAATGGTCTATATTAAAACATCGTATTAAAGAATCTACAAGTAAGCTGCTTTATGCAAAAACAAAAAGACGGCCAATGGTTTTACCAATCATCATTGAAGTGTAA
- a CDS encoding glycine zipper domain-containing protein: MTKNEELNRNLDSDQNSNNTDEADIGKAVGTAGGIAAGAVVGSALGPVGTVVGGIVGAALGNKVGEAADDNNDEAHRKD; this comes from the coding sequence ATGACTAAAAATGAAGAACTCAATCGAAATCTTGATTCTGACCAAAATAGTAACAATACGGATGAAGCTGACATCGGAAAAGCTGTAGGAACGGCGGGTGGTATTGCTGCAGGTGCAGTCGTAGGCTCTGCTTTGGGTCCTGTTGGAACTGTTGTTGGCGGTATCGTAGGCGCAGCATTGGGAAATAAGGTTGGAGAAGCTGCTGACGATAACAACGACGAAGCTCACCGAAAGGATTAA
- a CDS encoding DUF2238 domain-containing protein, translated as MTKERMDWTSTSIPFARNKPLKFMIFIFILFFGLMAISPTERSQWLADSLPLILVILILIFTYKWFRFSNLSYLLMLVFFCLHTYAAHYTYEGTPFDHWLKTLFHTRRSYYDRVVHFFFGLFFAFPFYEILKSKVKLHGIWSIALPVAVVLSFSALFEILEMSAALVAGSGGEAKFVGMQGDIFDTQKDMALGLLGGVVSMGILVWIIWKGDNAASVSD; from the coding sequence ATGACTAAAGAACGAATGGATTGGACAAGTACAAGCATTCCTTTTGCTCGAAATAAACCTTTAAAATTCATGATCTTCATCTTCATTCTATTTTTTGGTCTTATGGCCATATCACCCACTGAGCGATCTCAATGGCTAGCTGATAGCTTACCGCTAATCTTGGTTATCCTTATCCTTATTTTTACTTATAAATGGTTTCGTTTTTCAAATCTGTCCTATCTTCTGATGCTTGTTTTCTTTTGTCTTCATACTTATGCGGCACATTATACATATGAAGGCACACCATTTGACCATTGGCTAAAAACATTATTTCATACAAGAAGAAGCTATTACGATCGAGTCGTTCATTTCTTCTTTGGATTGTTCTTTGCTTTTCCATTCTATGAGATTTTAAAATCCAAAGTTAAGTTACACGGAATTTGGTCAATAGCTCTTCCAGTTGCCGTTGTGCTCAGTTTTAGCGCACTATTCGAGATCTTAGAAATGTCTGCGGCCTTAGTAGCCGGATCTGGTGGCGAAGCCAAATTTGTTGGAATGCAAGGTGATATCTTTGATACGCAAAAAGATATGGCATTAGGATTACTTGGTGGAGTCGTATCGATGGGTATTCTGGTATGGATAATTTGGAAAGGTGATAATGCTGCTTCAGTTTCAGACTAA
- a CDS encoding WGxxGxxG family protein, whose protein sequence is MKNILLIGFISCLMMFNSISVSAESNANTPGQELRYDVNRVTNDTNRALNTDDYQNYRTNNYNTSLNANNYRTNATSDNRGSNWGWLGLLGLLGLAGARNRARDRDRA, encoded by the coding sequence ATGAAAAATATTTTATTAATTGGCTTTATCAGCTGTTTAATGATGTTCAACTCAATTTCTGTATCAGCGGAAAGTAACGCTAATACACCGGGACAAGAGCTTCGTTACGATGTCAATCGCGTCACTAATGACACTAATCGTGCATTAAATACAGATGACTATCAAAATTATCGAACCAATAATTACAATACATCTTTGAACGCTAACAACTATAGAACAAATGCAACATCAGATAATCGTGGTTCAAATTGGGGTTGGCTTGGTCTTTTAGGTTTACTTGGATTAGCGGGTGCTAGAAATCGTGCTCGAGATCGTGATCGTGCTTAA
- a CDS encoding DUF1854 domain-containing protein, which produces MNPLFFLSRSELSQIRLFRSSEGILHLEQEGKGFARVTLIRSFPYTMPDRFISVRSAEGREIAMIQDVKLLTEDSFQAVREELDRNYMIPVIKQILTVRKRGSKWYLQVDTNYGPAALVMDNLHENIQPVTESRWMVTDNEGRRFELSDPEQMDARSREYWKKLI; this is translated from the coding sequence ATGAACCCGTTATTCTTTTTAAGCCGCTCGGAGCTAAGTCAAATCCGTTTGTTCCGATCTTCTGAAGGTATTTTGCATTTGGAGCAGGAAGGTAAGGGGTTTGCCCGCGTAACACTTATTCGCAGTTTTCCGTATACAATGCCCGACAGGTTCATCTCGGTTCGCTCGGCGGAAGGGCGTGAAATTGCAATGATACAGGATGTGAAGCTTCTCACGGAAGATAGCTTTCAGGCGGTACGAGAAGAGCTTGACCGAAATTATATGATTCCTGTCATTAAACAAATCCTGACTGTTAGAAAAAGAGGCAGCAAGTGGTATTTGCAGGTCGATACGAATTATGGCCCGGCAGCATTGGTCATGGATAACCTTCATGAAAATATCCAACCCGTAACGGAAAGCCGCTGGATGGTAACGGACAATGAAGGCCGCCGCTTCGAGCTGTCCGATCCAGAGCAGATGGATGCCCGAAGCCGTGAATATTGGAAGAAGCTGATCTGA